One segment of Fibrobacter sp. UWR3 DNA contains the following:
- the rplM gene encoding 50S ribosomal protein L13 — protein MKTITVNPKSVTRKWKLVDAAEKPLGRVASEVARLLMGKHKAIYSPNVDTGDFVVVINAAKVAVTGNKNLQKEYFRHTGHIAGERWINFADLMAKDPTAPLTAAIWGMLPHSALGHKMVKKLKIYAGAEHPHAAQNPEVVDF, from the coding sequence ATGAAGACCATTACGGTAAACCCGAAGTCCGTTACCCGCAAGTGGAAGCTTGTGGACGCTGCGGAAAAACCCCTGGGACGCGTTGCAAGCGAAGTTGCTCGTCTCCTCATGGGCAAGCACAAGGCCATCTACTCCCCGAACGTCGACACTGGCGATTTCGTCGTTGTCATCAACGCCGCCAAGGTTGCCGTTACCGGTAACAAGAACCTGCAGAAGGAATACTTCCGTCACACCGGTCACATCGCCGGCGAACGCTGGATCAACTTTGCCGACCTCATGGCGAAGGACCCGACCGCCCCGCTGACCGCTGCTATCTGGGGTATGCTCCCTCACAGCGCTCTTGGCCACAAGATGGTTAAGAAACTCAAAATCTATGCCGGCGCCGAACATCCGCACGCTGCGCAGAACCCCGAAGTCGTTGACTTCTAA
- a CDS encoding flavodoxin family protein: MAEKKKILVMVASPKNERSGTLIPTKAFVQGLEENGDYETEYLFIDRLNIKPCRGCLSCWGRPDGSCFIKDDDIPMVREKLINSDIVIWSFPLFLFGIPGQMKVLMDRIVGMVHPYMGQKLKDGANALNSHLHGLQFQKEGQKIILLSSCAWMDIDVVYEPIRKQFDIILGHEGYTLIACPQMRALDHRGGPRRLNMLREKYRKGGEELAKTGSLSQEAIDLMQKPIFSDDAYVTLVTEFVTHMFDRDDNF; this comes from the coding sequence ATGGCAGAAAAGAAGAAGATACTCGTGATGGTCGCAAGCCCGAAGAACGAACGCAGTGGGACGCTTATCCCCACGAAGGCGTTCGTGCAGGGGCTCGAAGAAAACGGCGACTACGAAACCGAGTACCTCTTCATCGACCGCCTGAATATCAAGCCCTGCCGCGGGTGCCTCAGCTGCTGGGGCCGCCCCGACGGAAGCTGTTTCATCAAGGACGACGACATCCCGATGGTGCGCGAGAAGCTCATCAACTCGGATATCGTCATCTGGAGCTTCCCGCTGTTCCTGTTCGGCATCCCCGGGCAGATGAAGGTCCTGATGGACCGCATCGTGGGCATGGTCCACCCCTACATGGGCCAGAAGCTCAAGGATGGCGCGAACGCACTCAACTCGCACCTGCACGGGCTCCAGTTCCAGAAAGAAGGCCAGAAAATCATCCTGCTTTCGAGCTGCGCCTGGATGGACATCGACGTGGTGTACGAACCCATCCGCAAGCAATTCGACATCATCCTCGGGCACGAGGGATACACGCTCATCGCCTGCCCGCAGATGCGCGCACTCGACCACCGCGGTGGCCCGCGCCGCCTCAACATGCTCCGCGAAAAGTACAGGAAGGGCGGCGAGGAACTCGCCAAGACGGGTTCGCTTTCTCAAGAAGCAATCGATTTAATGCAGAAGCCCATCTTCAGCGACGACGCTTACGTGACTCTCGTGACCGAGTTCGTCACGCACATGTTCGACCGCGACGACAATTTCTAG
- a CDS encoding glycosyl hydrolase: MEFRSFAAIAAFSVAVSAFAAPTVYEAEAQPGVNAGDVSADSTGAKFVTKSSGTEFTFTVKVEETAMYDITTKVLIKQYDWTTSKILVNGVEAGSMLTTPRNCDSSYVVAASAKMRAGENTITVGNGAIGVDYITVERHPDPVFNISALPVTPNASESAKKVKTFLRDNFMKKTVSGMMISDQNFNYDYGNMKLLKAGECTPADSCKFSDEEVSWKGQTDIAEFYKRSGHYPAVGGFDMLFAAGGHHEEGWFRGYTENNLVMTEQLWELGGIPTYTWHWKVGEDTIFYTQQEGYRNAGCTEGVTKTADNNTCFNYTKAFKDSTCKEIDATSQVYKDIVADVDIVSGYFKELEEKGIAVVWRPLHEASGGWFWWGTASPECYVHLYRLVFDRMVNTNKLTNLIWVWNINTDPKYGYDYSALNAEWYPGDEYVDIVAVDIYDPLLNHNSAANYFNKIVSDVGTKKLIALSENGAIPDIDSIAEDKAYWSYWMTWSQTWSGNFLEKTPADMWKRNLDDERIIALDDMPGWGNVVADTSSEGAIVAPTAIPVAKYAGVSDKLNIRLSGNTLEIDVSGNTTASIALFDMLGHKVATLVQGNVPAGSTQFDLQGIASGNYVVRARIGGANYAQKIRVK, translated from the coding sequence ATGGAATTCAGGTCTTTCGCGGCCATAGCCGCATTCTCCGTGGCGGTATCCGCTTTTGCCGCCCCCACAGTCTACGAAGCCGAAGCACAGCCGGGTGTAAATGCTGGCGATGTCTCGGCAGATTCCACCGGAGCGAAGTTCGTGACGAAGTCCTCCGGTACCGAGTTCACCTTCACGGTCAAGGTCGAGGAAACCGCGATGTACGACATCACGACCAAGGTGCTCATCAAGCAGTACGACTGGACGACCTCCAAGATTCTCGTGAACGGTGTCGAGGCGGGCTCGATGCTCACCACCCCGCGCAACTGCGATTCCAGTTACGTGGTGGCGGCATCCGCCAAGATGCGTGCCGGCGAGAACACGATTACCGTAGGGAACGGCGCCATCGGCGTGGACTACATTACCGTGGAACGCCATCCCGACCCCGTTTTCAACATCAGCGCACTGCCCGTAACGCCTAACGCGAGCGAGAGCGCCAAGAAGGTCAAGACATTCCTCCGCGACAACTTCATGAAGAAGACCGTGAGCGGCATGATGATTAGCGACCAGAACTTCAACTACGATTACGGCAACATGAAGCTTTTGAAGGCGGGCGAATGCACTCCGGCGGATTCCTGCAAGTTCAGCGACGAGGAAGTCTCGTGGAAGGGCCAGACCGACATTGCCGAGTTCTACAAGCGCAGCGGGCACTACCCGGCCGTGGGCGGGTTCGACATGCTCTTTGCCGCGGGCGGGCATCACGAGGAAGGCTGGTTCCGGGGCTATACCGAGAACAACCTGGTCATGACCGAGCAGCTGTGGGAACTGGGCGGCATCCCGACCTACACTTGGCACTGGAAAGTCGGGGAAGACACGATTTTCTACACGCAGCAGGAAGGCTACAGGAATGCGGGTTGCACCGAAGGCGTCACGAAGACGGCCGACAACAACACCTGTTTTAACTACACGAAGGCCTTCAAGGATTCCACCTGCAAGGAGATTGACGCGACTTCGCAGGTCTACAAGGACATCGTCGCCGACGTGGACATTGTCTCGGGCTATTTCAAGGAACTTGAGGAAAAGGGAATCGCCGTCGTGTGGCGCCCCCTGCACGAGGCCAGCGGTGGCTGGTTCTGGTGGGGCACGGCTAGCCCCGAGTGCTACGTGCATCTTTACCGCCTCGTGTTCGACCGCATGGTGAATACAAATAAACTCACGAACCTCATCTGGGTATGGAACATCAATACCGACCCGAAGTATGGTTACGACTACAGCGCTCTCAATGCGGAATGGTACCCGGGTGACGAATACGTGGACATTGTCGCGGTCGATATCTACGACCCGCTTCTCAACCACAATTCCGCCGCAAACTACTTCAACAAGATTGTGAGCGACGTCGGCACCAAGAAGCTCATCGCCCTGAGCGAAAACGGCGCCATCCCGGATATTGACAGCATCGCCGAGGACAAGGCCTATTGGAGTTACTGGATGACCTGGAGCCAGACGTGGAGCGGAAACTTCCTTGAAAAGACTCCTGCAGACATGTGGAAAAGGAACCTCGACGATGAACGCATTATCGCGCTCGATGACATGCCCGGCTGGGGCAACGTTGTCGCCGATACCAGCAGCGAGGGTGCCATTGTCGCCCCGACTGCAATACCTGTCGCGAAATATGCGGGCGTTTCGGATAAACTAAATATCCGCTTGAGCGGCAACACGCTCGAGATAGACGTGAGCGGCAATACGACTGCGAGCATTGCGCTGTTCGATATGCTCGGGCACAAGGTCGCAACGCTTGTCCAGGGCAACGTGCCCGCGGGCTCCACGCAGTTCGACCTGCAGGGAATCGCAAGCGGGAACTACGTCGTTCGCGCTAGGATAGGCGGAGCAAATTACGCCCAGAAAATCCGCGTGAAGTAA
- a CDS encoding T9SS type A sorting domain-containing protein, with protein sequence MKKLSFAALCGAFLLGGTAFAAPGLTVSGTDLLYNGKKIFFSGTNLAWSDYNSDVGASPLNENAWRKAVEGTRAAGGNAIRWWLFNNMSQSPEIDQTTHLVSGLKENTINNMKKALDIAEEYGVMVSMCLFSHNLMEPNQWGLYDEKLDITANTNLFEDEGTQAFIDNALIPVVKAIGNHKALMTWEVFNEPEGMTSECSGWTTKKMALSKIQAFTNKVAAAIHTENPELLVSTGSVNIQYQKYWNDAALVAAGGKANGTLDFFQTHYYPYWQNDAVSPFVNTAAQMASKYGYDSKPMIIGEFPASGWKGDTYTTSMAAKTQISTEECYRKAFDGGYAGALAWQYIGDKTESNFGGYTYTIDPALDAMKALAATEEASIKIKDVAISQEGGDGKMSVTYGGDNAQIEYQKTWDLSKASTFTFEVTNKGASDAQLHLIFKLTSAWTWTPVNDDAGACVVPAGESTVCSFDISSFADRNQTLSVVIANYAAGYTGTLLYDNFKAGDQVLWDFNEDKYDAFSRGFENTEEMIPEIKIVFGESSVGIEPRAAAVKAGATLGIAGNTISLVTAKAGDVSVDVYGMNGRRIATLFHGALAQGSYAFSLENMPKGMYIVRVKGAGITATQPVLVK encoded by the coding sequence ATGAAAAAATTGAGTTTTGCAGCTCTTTGCGGGGCCTTTTTGCTCGGTGGAACCGCTTTTGCGGCTCCGGGCCTCACGGTGAGCGGCACCGACCTGCTCTATAACGGCAAGAAAATCTTCTTTTCGGGCACGAACCTCGCCTGGAGCGATTACAATTCCGACGTGGGAGCTTCCCCGCTGAACGAGAACGCCTGGCGAAAGGCAGTGGAAGGCACGCGCGCCGCGGGCGGTAACGCTATCCGCTGGTGGCTTTTCAACAACATGAGCCAGAGCCCCGAAATCGACCAGACGACGCACCTGGTTTCGGGCCTCAAGGAAAACACCATCAACAACATGAAGAAGGCCCTGGACATCGCCGAGGAATACGGCGTGATGGTCTCAATGTGCCTCTTCAGTCACAACCTGATGGAACCCAACCAGTGGGGACTTTACGACGAAAAGCTCGACATCACCGCGAACACGAACCTGTTCGAAGACGAGGGCACGCAGGCGTTTATCGACAACGCGCTCATTCCGGTGGTGAAGGCGATTGGCAACCACAAGGCGCTCATGACCTGGGAAGTCTTCAACGAACCCGAGGGCATGACAAGCGAATGCAGCGGCTGGACCACCAAGAAGATGGCGCTTTCCAAGATTCAGGCATTTACGAACAAGGTAGCGGCAGCCATCCATACCGAAAACCCGGAACTGCTCGTTTCTACGGGTAGCGTGAACATCCAGTATCAGAAGTACTGGAACGACGCGGCCCTCGTGGCGGCAGGCGGCAAGGCAAACGGCACGCTCGACTTTTTCCAGACGCACTACTATCCGTATTGGCAGAACGATGCGGTGAGCCCGTTCGTGAATACGGCAGCCCAGATGGCGAGCAAGTACGGTTACGATAGCAAGCCGATGATTATCGGCGAATTCCCCGCAAGCGGCTGGAAAGGCGATACCTACACGACGAGCATGGCGGCAAAGACCCAGATTTCGACCGAGGAATGCTACCGCAAGGCGTTTGACGGCGGTTACGCGGGTGCTCTCGCCTGGCAGTACATCGGCGACAAGACCGAATCGAACTTCGGCGGTTACACTTACACGATTGACCCCGCGCTTGACGCCATGAAGGCACTCGCCGCAACGGAAGAGGCGAGCATCAAGATCAAGGATGTAGCAATTAGCCAGGAAGGCGGCGACGGCAAGATGTCGGTGACCTACGGTGGCGATAACGCGCAGATTGAATACCAGAAGACATGGGACCTGAGCAAGGCCAGCACGTTCACGTTCGAGGTAACGAACAAGGGCGCAAGCGATGCCCAACTGCACCTGATTTTCAAACTGACTAGCGCATGGACCTGGACTCCGGTGAACGACGATGCCGGCGCATGCGTTGTGCCCGCGGGCGAATCGACCGTCTGTTCCTTCGATATTTCCAGTTTTGCAGATCGCAACCAGACTCTGAGCGTCGTCATCGCGAACTACGCCGCAGGCTACACCGGCACGCTCCTTTACGATAACTTCAAGGCGGGCGACCAGGTTCTCTGGGACTTCAACGAAGACAAGTACGATGCCTTCAGCCGCGGTTTCGAGAACACCGAAGAGATGATTCCCGAAATCAAGATTGTGTTCGGCGAAAGCTCCGTCGGGATTGAGCCCCGCGCAGCGGCAGTCAAGGCAGGCGCAACCCTCGGTATTGCCGGCAATACGATTTCGCTTGTTACCGCGAAGGCAGGCGACGTGAGTGTGGACGTTTACGGCATGAACGGCAGGCGCATCGCCACCCTATTCCACGGCGCGCTTGCACAGGGCAGCTACGCGTTCAGCCTCGAGAACATGCCCAAGGGAATGTATATCGTGCGCGTGAAGGGCGCGGGCATCACCGCGACGCAACCCGTGCTTGTAAAATAA
- a CDS encoding glycosyl hydrolase → MKITKFAWMFGLAAAVSASAAVSATPVTEGATEGAQKLYNFLAMNYGVKTVSGVMTGDVSSATVKELPDVISFQEHTGKLPALVGFDFLFATGVKASDSWYQSYTQMALDAAKDLWSQGGIPAFTWHWKDPSDQIDAFYTKSGNDKEYTEFDFTKGFADPACTANCTWNKESETYKQLVSDIDEIADMFLGLQEAGVAAIFRPLHEASGKWFWWGTKGGAAFQALYNLVYDEMVGVKGVKNLVWVWNPEYTSDKDWNPGTAKYDVISLDIYEAWDYTTKYTKAYAELTTNYGTDKILAVSENGSIPDMSAMKAGNTVWSWWMPWYQTWDGKFLDQTVEAVWKANMESPCTIDLESMPGWDKYTVSTTPVAACEAGYKLGDLDTARVIEEVLPGDMATNGWLQVKLAAGSDTAKGNIVILDKNIPDLSTAKTLTMKVYNTNSMSGIWFTVAFLTGAPDWAWAQPDGCWVNAGDSTLCEIDLTTTAKDQVVLEGADYTAFMGNISKVYLEVFAAGFNGTVYYDDVTVDGSILINNFDKKQTIKVEQGSNLTATVIPPGTDAVKTVAASAAKFGIQGNTISLSTAKAGMVSVDVFGLNGKRVATLYKGNLAAGSYAFSLENMPKGSYIVRVKGAGIAATKPVLVK, encoded by the coding sequence ATGAAAATCACAAAATTTGCATGGATGTTTGGTCTCGCCGCCGCGGTATCCGCTAGCGCGGCTGTCAGCGCGACTCCCGTTACCGAAGGTGCTACCGAGGGTGCGCAGAAGCTCTACAACTTCCTCGCCATGAACTACGGCGTCAAGACCGTCTCGGGCGTGATGACGGGCGACGTGAGTTCCGCTACCGTCAAGGAACTCCCGGACGTGATTTCGTTCCAGGAACATACGGGCAAGCTCCCGGCCCTCGTGGGGTTCGATTTCCTGTTCGCGACCGGCGTGAAGGCCAGCGATTCCTGGTACCAGAGCTATACGCAGATGGCCCTCGATGCGGCCAAGGACCTGTGGAGCCAGGGCGGCATTCCGGCATTCACCTGGCACTGGAAGGATCCGAGCGACCAGATTGACGCGTTCTACACCAAGTCTGGCAACGACAAGGAATACACCGAATTCGACTTTACCAAGGGCTTCGCAGACCCCGCCTGCACGGCGAACTGCACCTGGAACAAGGAAAGTGAAACCTACAAGCAGCTCGTGAGCGACATCGACGAAATCGCCGACATGTTCCTTGGCCTGCAGGAGGCCGGCGTGGCCGCAATCTTCCGCCCGCTGCACGAAGCGAGCGGCAAGTGGTTCTGGTGGGGCACCAAGGGCGGTGCCGCGTTCCAGGCGCTCTACAACCTCGTCTACGACGAGATGGTCGGCGTGAAGGGCGTTAAAAACCTCGTGTGGGTTTGGAACCCCGAATACACGAGCGACAAGGACTGGAACCCGGGTACTGCGAAGTACGACGTGATTAGCCTCGACATCTACGAAGCGTGGGATTACACCACCAAGTACACCAAGGCCTATGCAGAACTCACCACGAACTACGGCACCGACAAGATTCTCGCCGTGTCCGAGAACGGCTCCATCCCCGACATGTCTGCCATGAAGGCTGGCAACACCGTGTGGTCATGGTGGATGCCCTGGTACCAGACCTGGGACGGCAAGTTCCTCGACCAGACCGTAGAGGCGGTATGGAAGGCGAACATGGAAAGCCCCTGCACTATCGATCTTGAAAGCATGCCGGGCTGGGACAAGTACACCGTTTCTACGACGCCAGTCGCCGCATGCGAGGCGGGCTACAAGCTCGGCGATCTCGACACGGCACGCGTTATCGAGGAAGTTCTCCCGGGCGACATGGCCACCAACGGCTGGCTGCAGGTCAAGCTTGCCGCCGGCAGTGACACCGCCAAGGGCAACATCGTAATTCTCGACAAGAACATTCCGGACCTCTCCACCGCGAAGACGCTCACGATGAAGGTCTACAACACCAATTCCATGTCGGGCATCTGGTTCACGGTCGCATTCCTCACGGGCGCTCCGGACTGGGCTTGGGCACAGCCCGATGGCTGCTGGGTGAACGCGGGGGATTCCACCCTTTGCGAGATTGACCTTACTACAACCGCGAAGGACCAGGTTGTGCTGGAAGGTGCCGACTACACGGCATTCATGGGCAACATCTCGAAGGTCTACCTCGAAGTGTTCGCGGCCGGCTTCAACGGCACCGTGTACTACGACGACGTGACGGTTGATGGATCCATCCTCATCAACAATTTCGACAAGAAGCAGACCATCAAGGTGGAACAGGGCAGCAACCTCACGGCGACGGTTATCCCGCCGGGAACCGACGCTGTCAAGACCGTGGCCGCCTCTGCCGCCAAGTTCGGCATCCAGGGCAACACGATTTCGCTTTCTACCGCGAAGGCGGGTATGGTATCGGTCGACGTGTTCGGCCTGAACGGCAAGCGCGTCGCTACGCTCTACAAGGGCAACCTCGCCGCGGGCAGCTACGCGTTCAGCCTCGAGAACATGCCGAAGGGCAGCTACATCGTGCGCGTGAAGGGCGCGGGTATCGCCGCCACCAAGCCGGTTCTCGTCAAGTAA
- the rpsI gene encoding 30S ribosomal protein S9, with amino-acid sequence MATAKNKKIYRGTGRRKNAIAAVILKPGTGKRTINGRDFKDYFHSEVQNMIANLPFAILGNAEEWDVEVTARGGGIAGQMGAVRLGIARALVANDAEVKPALKKEGLMTRDARAVERKKFGRKKARKHFQFSKR; translated from the coding sequence ATCGCTACCGCAAAGAACAAGAAGATCTACCGTGGCACGGGCCGCCGCAAGAACGCCATCGCCGCTGTGATCCTGAAGCCGGGTACCGGCAAGCGCACTATCAATGGTCGTGATTTCAAGGATTACTTCCATTCCGAAGTGCAGAACATGATCGCCAACCTTCCGTTCGCCATCCTCGGCAACGCGGAAGAATGGGACGTCGAAGTCACCGCTCGTGGCGGTGGAATCGCCGGCCAGATGGGTGCTGTCCGCCTGGGCATTGCCCGCGCTCTCGTGGCCAACGACGCCGAAGTCAAGCCCGCCCTCAAGAAGGAAGGCCTCATGACTCGTGACGCCCGTGCCGTTGAACGTAAGAAGTTCGGCCGCAAGAAGGCCCGTAAGCACTTCCAGTTCAGCAAGCGCTAA